A region from the Tigriopus californicus strain San Diego chromosome 9, Tcal_SD_v2.1, whole genome shotgun sequence genome encodes:
- the LOC131886589 gene encoding probable leucine--tRNA ligase, mitochondrial isoform X3 — MLSTASQAGRTVYVLPMFPYPSGALHMGHVRVYSISDVMAHYHRFQGAQVLHPMGWDAFGLPAENAARQHHVQPQDWTRQNIASMKEQLIHLGLTFDWDREVATCDPSYYRWTQWIFLQLLAQNLVYQAEALVNWDPVDRTVLADEQVDENGRSWRSGAVVEKKPLKQWFVRSTQYAQSLLDGLDESVLTGWRDVVSMQRSWIGPCDGFKFKFGLNAELESQDLWVWTSRPELLWGSAFVGITPEHILAQTHDQSELPEFQINEGRVQRLPLQAVNPMDPKHILPILLFHDTDDFPSESDHFLGIPEICAMSRSVAEALTIPFTSVLSTDQTTLMNSSQFSGQSLAAAKASILDQARAHNAGGYAVSSRLKDWLISRQRYWGTPIPIIHCEGCGAVPVPFEDLPVVLPELDSLKHETGEFGESPLAQAREWLEDVVCPKCGSNHARRETDTMDTFVDSAWYFLRYLDPKNGSEICGQGPAQALPVDVYIGGKEHATLHLYFARFITHFLHHLGISPVKEPFKKLIVQGMVKSKTYKTKSDGRFVPESEVDLSQEPLVEKSSGEEVISYWDKMSKSKFNGVDPKHVIDKYGCDTTRLMMLAEASPTAERLWSEDSYTSINQLQTRFLKLLRLAQSVHVEEVKGSVRSKEFKAHEERLINSRNFHVSGTNFAYATTSNLRFVVHKIQSLLKDLWITPDVVKRDCVEFQRGLATAIILMTPMSPHFCAELWEGLRQVKVKQCPNYRWDKTVFHQDWPQMDRDWKLSLGVEFKDKNIDQIPLSIDTLNDLTHKSALKLVEERPQYQAIFGTNPVLSEFHVEKDHRAVLNVKFDMAKMSPQQRKQLREQEKEEKRRKRERRQEKIAAFQAIEAKKTVK, encoded by the exons ATGCTTAG CACGGCGAGCCAAGCGGGTCGAACAGTGTACGTACTGCCCATGTTTCCGTATCCCTCGGGCGCTCTGCACATGGGCCACGTGCGGGTTTACTCTATTTCCGACGTCATGGCCCATTATCACCGCTTTCAAGGCGCCCAAGTCCTCCATCCCATGGGCTGGGACGCCTTCGGGTTGCCTGCTGAAAACGCCGCTCGTCAGCATCACGTACAACCGCAA GACTGGACCCGTCAAAACATTGCCAGTATGAAAGAGCAGCTCATACACTTGGGCTTAACCTTTGATTGGGATCGCGAAGTGGCCACGTGCGATCCTAGCTATTATCGATGGACCCAGTGGATCTTCTTGCAACTCTTGGCCCAAAACCTGGTTTATCAAGCCGAGGCTCTTGTCAATTGGGATCCTGTGGATCGGACCGTTCTCGCCGACGAGCAG GTGGATGAAAATGGACGGTCTTGGCGCTCGGGAGCCGTTGTCGAAAAGAAGCCCCTGAAACAATGGTTTGTTCGATCCACGCAGTACGCTCAATCCCTTTTGGACGGATTGGACGAGTCCGTATTGACGGGTTGGCGAGACGTGGTCTCCATGCAACGGTCTTGGATCGGGCCATGTGAtgggttcaagttcaaattcgGCTTAAATGCCGAACTTGAATCTCAGGACCTTTGGGTATGGACGAGTCGACCTGAACTCTTATGGGGCTCGGCATTTGTGGGGATCACGCCCGAGCACATTCTGGCCCAAACCCATGATCAATCCGAACTCCCAG AGTTTCAAATTAATGAAGGACGAGTCCAAAGGCTTCCACTTCAAGCCGTCAATCCAATGgatcccaaacacatcttgccGATTCTTTTATTTCATGACACGGATGACTTCCCCTCCGAAAGTGACCACTTCTTGGGCATTCCCGAGATCTGCGCCATGTCTCGCTCTGTTGCTGAAGCCTTGACGATTCCTTTCACTTCGGTGTTGAGCACTGATCAAACTACCTTGATGAACTCCAGTCAGTTCTCGGGCCAATCCTTGGCCGCCGCCAAAGCCTCCATTCTAGATCAAGCTCGTGCACATAATGCAGGAGGATATGCGGTCAGCTCACGTCTCAAAGACTGGCTGATATCCCGACAGCGATATTGGGGTACCCCCATACCCATCATTCATTGCGAGGGGTGTGGCGCCGTCCCGGTTCCTTTCGAGGACCTACCCGTGGTCTTGCCCGAATTGGACTCCCTGAAACATGAAACCGGAGAGTTCGGCGAATCTCCACTAGCTCAAGCTCGCGAGTGGCTCGAGGACGTGGTGTGTCCCAAGTGTGGCTCCAATCATGCTCGCCGGGAGACCGATACCATGGATACTTTTGTGGACTCGGCTTGGTACTTCTTGCGATATCTGGACCCCAA GAATGGAAGCGAAATTTGTGGGCAGGGGCCAGCGCAAGCCCTCCCGGTGGACGTGTACATTGGCGGGAAAGAACATGCCACTCTGCATCTTTACTTTGCGCGCTTCATTACCCACTTTCTCCATCATTTGGGAATATCGCCCGTCAAGGAGCCGTTCAAGAAGCTCATCGTCCAAGGCATGGTCAAAAGCAAAACTTACAA GACCAAGAGCGATGGGCGTTTTGTGCCAGAGAGCGAAGTGGACTTGAGCCAAGAGCCTTTAGTTGAGAAGTCAAGTGGAGAGGAAGTCATCTCGTATTGGGACAAGATGAGCAAGTCCAAGTTTAATGGGGTTGATCCGAAGCACGTTATCGACAAATATGGTTGTGATACTACGAGACTCATGATGCTAGCCGAGGCATCCCCCACTGCCGAGAGGCTTTGGTCCGAGGACTCTTACACGTCCATAAATCAGCTTCAG ACCCGGTTTCTCAAGTTGTTGCGTTTAGCTCAAAGCGTTCATGTAGAGGAGGTGAAAGGTTCCGTGAGGTCGAAAGAATTCAAGGCCCACGAAGAACGCCTGATCAATTCGAGGAATTTCCACGTTTCG gGCACCAATTTTGCTTATGCCACAACTTCAAACCTTCGGTTTGTTGTGCACAAGATCCAGTCACTCCTCAAGGACCTGTGGATCACTCCGGACGTGGTCAAGCGGGATTGCGTTGAATTTCAGCGCGGGTTGGCCACAGCCATCATCTTGATGACGCCCATGAGCCCCCATTTTTGCGCCGAGTTGTGGGAAGGGCTCCGGCAAGTCAAGGTCAAGCAATGTCCGAACTATCGTTGGGACAAGACAGTGTTCCATCAAGACTGGCCTCAAATGGATCGAGATTGGAAGCTTTCACTCGGGGTGGAATTCAAGGACAAAAACATTGACCAAATTCCTCTAAGCATTGACAC GTTGAATGATCTCACACATAAAAGTGCCCTAAAGTTAGTTGAAGAGCGCCCTCAGTATCAAGCCATCTTTGGAACGAATCCGGTTTTAAGTGAGTTCCACGTGGAGAAGGATCATCGGGCAGTTCTCAATGTAAAATTTGACATGGCAAAAATGTCGCCGCAGCAAAGGAAGCAACTAcgagagcaagaaaaagaagaaaagcgTCGAAAACGAGAGAGGCGTCAAGAAAAGATTGCGGCTTTCCAGGCCattgaagccaaaaaaactGTGAAGTAA
- the LOC131886589 gene encoding probable leucine--tRNA ligase, mitochondrial isoform X1, which yields MLRSGAGRTLCGRGFSGPPTQSRSTIRPSRFGVRRLWDGWVESKRANQSVWSAQASRAFSSGSKGVGARENPWLGFDMKRVEAHWKKGGRIRAEWQQRYNEQQQQQPDQANTASQAGRTVYVLPMFPYPSGALHMGHVRVYSISDVMAHYHRFQGAQVLHPMGWDAFGLPAENAARQHHVQPQDWTRQNIASMKEQLIHLGLTFDWDREVATCDPSYYRWTQWIFLQLLAQNLVYQAEALVNWDPVDRTVLADEQVDENGRSWRSGAVVEKKPLKQWFVRSTQYAQSLLDGLDESVLTGWRDVVSMQRSWIGPCDGFKFKFGLNAELESQDLWVWTSRPELLWGSAFVGITPEHILAQTHDQSELPEFQINEGRVQRLPLQAVNPMDPKHILPILLFHDTDDFPSESDHFLGIPEICAMSRSVAEALTIPFTSVLSTDQTTLMNSSQFSGQSLAAAKASILDQARAHNAGGYAVSSRLKDWLISRQRYWGTPIPIIHCEGCGAVPVPFEDLPVVLPELDSLKHETGEFGESPLAQAREWLEDVVCPKCGSNHARRETDTMDTFVDSAWYFLRYLDPKNGSEICGQGPAQALPVDVYIGGKEHATLHLYFARFITHFLHHLGISPVKEPFKKLIVQGMVKSKTYKTKSDGRFVPESEVDLSQEPLVEKSSGEEVISYWDKMSKSKFNGVDPKHVIDKYGCDTTRLMMLAEASPTAERLWSEDSYTSINQLQTRFLKLLRLAQSVHVEEVKGSVRSKEFKAHEERLINSRNFHVSGTNFAYATTSNLRFVVHKIQSLLKDLWITPDVVKRDCVEFQRGLATAIILMTPMSPHFCAELWEGLRQVKVKQCPNYRWDKTVFHQDWPQMDRDWKLSLGVEFKDKNIDQIPLSIDTLNDLTHKSALKLVEERPQYQAIFGTNPVLSEFHVEKDHRAVLNVKFDMAKMSPQQRKQLREQEKEEKRRKRERRQEKIAAFQAIEAKKTVK from the exons ATGTTGCGCTCAGGTGCCGGGAGGACATTATGCGGGCGTGGGTTTTCCGGGCCGCCCACCCAAAGTCGAAGCACGATCCGCCCCTCCCGCTTCGGCGTCAGGCGCTTGTGGGACGGGTGGGTGGAATCGAAACGGGCGAATCAATCGGTTTGGTCCGCCCAGGCGTCCAGGGCGTTCTCATCCGGGTCCAAGGGGGTGGGGGCGCGGGAAAACCCGTGGCTGGGATTTGATATGAAACGCGTGGAAGCCCATTGGAAGAAAGGAGGGCGGATTCGAGCCGAATGGCAGCAAAGATATaacgaacaacaacaacaacaaccagaCCAAGCCAA CACGGCGAGCCAAGCGGGTCGAACAGTGTACGTACTGCCCATGTTTCCGTATCCCTCGGGCGCTCTGCACATGGGCCACGTGCGGGTTTACTCTATTTCCGACGTCATGGCCCATTATCACCGCTTTCAAGGCGCCCAAGTCCTCCATCCCATGGGCTGGGACGCCTTCGGGTTGCCTGCTGAAAACGCCGCTCGTCAGCATCACGTACAACCGCAA GACTGGACCCGTCAAAACATTGCCAGTATGAAAGAGCAGCTCATACACTTGGGCTTAACCTTTGATTGGGATCGCGAAGTGGCCACGTGCGATCCTAGCTATTATCGATGGACCCAGTGGATCTTCTTGCAACTCTTGGCCCAAAACCTGGTTTATCAAGCCGAGGCTCTTGTCAATTGGGATCCTGTGGATCGGACCGTTCTCGCCGACGAGCAG GTGGATGAAAATGGACGGTCTTGGCGCTCGGGAGCCGTTGTCGAAAAGAAGCCCCTGAAACAATGGTTTGTTCGATCCACGCAGTACGCTCAATCCCTTTTGGACGGATTGGACGAGTCCGTATTGACGGGTTGGCGAGACGTGGTCTCCATGCAACGGTCTTGGATCGGGCCATGTGAtgggttcaagttcaaattcgGCTTAAATGCCGAACTTGAATCTCAGGACCTTTGGGTATGGACGAGTCGACCTGAACTCTTATGGGGCTCGGCATTTGTGGGGATCACGCCCGAGCACATTCTGGCCCAAACCCATGATCAATCCGAACTCCCAG AGTTTCAAATTAATGAAGGACGAGTCCAAAGGCTTCCACTTCAAGCCGTCAATCCAATGgatcccaaacacatcttgccGATTCTTTTATTTCATGACACGGATGACTTCCCCTCCGAAAGTGACCACTTCTTGGGCATTCCCGAGATCTGCGCCATGTCTCGCTCTGTTGCTGAAGCCTTGACGATTCCTTTCACTTCGGTGTTGAGCACTGATCAAACTACCTTGATGAACTCCAGTCAGTTCTCGGGCCAATCCTTGGCCGCCGCCAAAGCCTCCATTCTAGATCAAGCTCGTGCACATAATGCAGGAGGATATGCGGTCAGCTCACGTCTCAAAGACTGGCTGATATCCCGACAGCGATATTGGGGTACCCCCATACCCATCATTCATTGCGAGGGGTGTGGCGCCGTCCCGGTTCCTTTCGAGGACCTACCCGTGGTCTTGCCCGAATTGGACTCCCTGAAACATGAAACCGGAGAGTTCGGCGAATCTCCACTAGCTCAAGCTCGCGAGTGGCTCGAGGACGTGGTGTGTCCCAAGTGTGGCTCCAATCATGCTCGCCGGGAGACCGATACCATGGATACTTTTGTGGACTCGGCTTGGTACTTCTTGCGATATCTGGACCCCAA GAATGGAAGCGAAATTTGTGGGCAGGGGCCAGCGCAAGCCCTCCCGGTGGACGTGTACATTGGCGGGAAAGAACATGCCACTCTGCATCTTTACTTTGCGCGCTTCATTACCCACTTTCTCCATCATTTGGGAATATCGCCCGTCAAGGAGCCGTTCAAGAAGCTCATCGTCCAAGGCATGGTCAAAAGCAAAACTTACAA GACCAAGAGCGATGGGCGTTTTGTGCCAGAGAGCGAAGTGGACTTGAGCCAAGAGCCTTTAGTTGAGAAGTCAAGTGGAGAGGAAGTCATCTCGTATTGGGACAAGATGAGCAAGTCCAAGTTTAATGGGGTTGATCCGAAGCACGTTATCGACAAATATGGTTGTGATACTACGAGACTCATGATGCTAGCCGAGGCATCCCCCACTGCCGAGAGGCTTTGGTCCGAGGACTCTTACACGTCCATAAATCAGCTTCAG ACCCGGTTTCTCAAGTTGTTGCGTTTAGCTCAAAGCGTTCATGTAGAGGAGGTGAAAGGTTCCGTGAGGTCGAAAGAATTCAAGGCCCACGAAGAACGCCTGATCAATTCGAGGAATTTCCACGTTTCG gGCACCAATTTTGCTTATGCCACAACTTCAAACCTTCGGTTTGTTGTGCACAAGATCCAGTCACTCCTCAAGGACCTGTGGATCACTCCGGACGTGGTCAAGCGGGATTGCGTTGAATTTCAGCGCGGGTTGGCCACAGCCATCATCTTGATGACGCCCATGAGCCCCCATTTTTGCGCCGAGTTGTGGGAAGGGCTCCGGCAAGTCAAGGTCAAGCAATGTCCGAACTATCGTTGGGACAAGACAGTGTTCCATCAAGACTGGCCTCAAATGGATCGAGATTGGAAGCTTTCACTCGGGGTGGAATTCAAGGACAAAAACATTGACCAAATTCCTCTAAGCATTGACAC GTTGAATGATCTCACACATAAAAGTGCCCTAAAGTTAGTTGAAGAGCGCCCTCAGTATCAAGCCATCTTTGGAACGAATCCGGTTTTAAGTGAGTTCCACGTGGAGAAGGATCATCGGGCAGTTCTCAATGTAAAATTTGACATGGCAAAAATGTCGCCGCAGCAAAGGAAGCAACTAcgagagcaagaaaaagaagaaaagcgTCGAAAACGAGAGAGGCGTCAAGAAAAGATTGCGGCTTTCCAGGCCattgaagccaaaaaaactGTGAAGTAA
- the LOC131886589 gene encoding probable leucine--tRNA ligase, mitochondrial isoform X4, translating to MFPYPSGALHMGHVRVYSISDVMAHYHRFQGAQVLHPMGWDAFGLPAENAARQHHVQPQDWTRQNIASMKEQLIHLGLTFDWDREVATCDPSYYRWTQWIFLQLLAQNLVYQAEALVNWDPVDRTVLADEQVDENGRSWRSGAVVEKKPLKQWFVRSTQYAQSLLDGLDESVLTGWRDVVSMQRSWIGPCDGFKFKFGLNAELESQDLWVWTSRPELLWGSAFVGITPEHILAQTHDQSELPEFQINEGRVQRLPLQAVNPMDPKHILPILLFHDTDDFPSESDHFLGIPEICAMSRSVAEALTIPFTSVLSTDQTTLMNSSQFSGQSLAAAKASILDQARAHNAGGYAVSSRLKDWLISRQRYWGTPIPIIHCEGCGAVPVPFEDLPVVLPELDSLKHETGEFGESPLAQAREWLEDVVCPKCGSNHARRETDTMDTFVDSAWYFLRYLDPKNGSEICGQGPAQALPVDVYIGGKEHATLHLYFARFITHFLHHLGISPVKEPFKKLIVQGMVKSKTYKTKSDGRFVPESEVDLSQEPLVEKSSGEEVISYWDKMSKSKFNGVDPKHVIDKYGCDTTRLMMLAEASPTAERLWSEDSYTSINQLQTRFLKLLRLAQSVHVEEVKGSVRSKEFKAHEERLINSRNFHVSGTNFAYATTSNLRFVVHKIQSLLKDLWITPDVVKRDCVEFQRGLATAIILMTPMSPHFCAELWEGLRQVKVKQCPNYRWDKTVFHQDWPQMDRDWKLSLGVEFKDKNIDQIPLSIDTLNDLTHKSALKLVEERPQYQAIFGTNPVLSEFHVEKDHRAVLNVKFDMAKMSPQQRKQLREQEKEEKRRKRERRQEKIAAFQAIEAKKTVK from the exons ATGTTTCCGTATCCCTCGGGCGCTCTGCACATGGGCCACGTGCGGGTTTACTCTATTTCCGACGTCATGGCCCATTATCACCGCTTTCAAGGCGCCCAAGTCCTCCATCCCATGGGCTGGGACGCCTTCGGGTTGCCTGCTGAAAACGCCGCTCGTCAGCATCACGTACAACCGCAA GACTGGACCCGTCAAAACATTGCCAGTATGAAAGAGCAGCTCATACACTTGGGCTTAACCTTTGATTGGGATCGCGAAGTGGCCACGTGCGATCCTAGCTATTATCGATGGACCCAGTGGATCTTCTTGCAACTCTTGGCCCAAAACCTGGTTTATCAAGCCGAGGCTCTTGTCAATTGGGATCCTGTGGATCGGACCGTTCTCGCCGACGAGCAG GTGGATGAAAATGGACGGTCTTGGCGCTCGGGAGCCGTTGTCGAAAAGAAGCCCCTGAAACAATGGTTTGTTCGATCCACGCAGTACGCTCAATCCCTTTTGGACGGATTGGACGAGTCCGTATTGACGGGTTGGCGAGACGTGGTCTCCATGCAACGGTCTTGGATCGGGCCATGTGAtgggttcaagttcaaattcgGCTTAAATGCCGAACTTGAATCTCAGGACCTTTGGGTATGGACGAGTCGACCTGAACTCTTATGGGGCTCGGCATTTGTGGGGATCACGCCCGAGCACATTCTGGCCCAAACCCATGATCAATCCGAACTCCCAG AGTTTCAAATTAATGAAGGACGAGTCCAAAGGCTTCCACTTCAAGCCGTCAATCCAATGgatcccaaacacatcttgccGATTCTTTTATTTCATGACACGGATGACTTCCCCTCCGAAAGTGACCACTTCTTGGGCATTCCCGAGATCTGCGCCATGTCTCGCTCTGTTGCTGAAGCCTTGACGATTCCTTTCACTTCGGTGTTGAGCACTGATCAAACTACCTTGATGAACTCCAGTCAGTTCTCGGGCCAATCCTTGGCCGCCGCCAAAGCCTCCATTCTAGATCAAGCTCGTGCACATAATGCAGGAGGATATGCGGTCAGCTCACGTCTCAAAGACTGGCTGATATCCCGACAGCGATATTGGGGTACCCCCATACCCATCATTCATTGCGAGGGGTGTGGCGCCGTCCCGGTTCCTTTCGAGGACCTACCCGTGGTCTTGCCCGAATTGGACTCCCTGAAACATGAAACCGGAGAGTTCGGCGAATCTCCACTAGCTCAAGCTCGCGAGTGGCTCGAGGACGTGGTGTGTCCCAAGTGTGGCTCCAATCATGCTCGCCGGGAGACCGATACCATGGATACTTTTGTGGACTCGGCTTGGTACTTCTTGCGATATCTGGACCCCAA GAATGGAAGCGAAATTTGTGGGCAGGGGCCAGCGCAAGCCCTCCCGGTGGACGTGTACATTGGCGGGAAAGAACATGCCACTCTGCATCTTTACTTTGCGCGCTTCATTACCCACTTTCTCCATCATTTGGGAATATCGCCCGTCAAGGAGCCGTTCAAGAAGCTCATCGTCCAAGGCATGGTCAAAAGCAAAACTTACAA GACCAAGAGCGATGGGCGTTTTGTGCCAGAGAGCGAAGTGGACTTGAGCCAAGAGCCTTTAGTTGAGAAGTCAAGTGGAGAGGAAGTCATCTCGTATTGGGACAAGATGAGCAAGTCCAAGTTTAATGGGGTTGATCCGAAGCACGTTATCGACAAATATGGTTGTGATACTACGAGACTCATGATGCTAGCCGAGGCATCCCCCACTGCCGAGAGGCTTTGGTCCGAGGACTCTTACACGTCCATAAATCAGCTTCAG ACCCGGTTTCTCAAGTTGTTGCGTTTAGCTCAAAGCGTTCATGTAGAGGAGGTGAAAGGTTCCGTGAGGTCGAAAGAATTCAAGGCCCACGAAGAACGCCTGATCAATTCGAGGAATTTCCACGTTTCG gGCACCAATTTTGCTTATGCCACAACTTCAAACCTTCGGTTTGTTGTGCACAAGATCCAGTCACTCCTCAAGGACCTGTGGATCACTCCGGACGTGGTCAAGCGGGATTGCGTTGAATTTCAGCGCGGGTTGGCCACAGCCATCATCTTGATGACGCCCATGAGCCCCCATTTTTGCGCCGAGTTGTGGGAAGGGCTCCGGCAAGTCAAGGTCAAGCAATGTCCGAACTATCGTTGGGACAAGACAGTGTTCCATCAAGACTGGCCTCAAATGGATCGAGATTGGAAGCTTTCACTCGGGGTGGAATTCAAGGACAAAAACATTGACCAAATTCCTCTAAGCATTGACAC GTTGAATGATCTCACACATAAAAGTGCCCTAAAGTTAGTTGAAGAGCGCCCTCAGTATCAAGCCATCTTTGGAACGAATCCGGTTTTAAGTGAGTTCCACGTGGAGAAGGATCATCGGGCAGTTCTCAATGTAAAATTTGACATGGCAAAAATGTCGCCGCAGCAAAGGAAGCAACTAcgagagcaagaaaaagaagaaaagcgTCGAAAACGAGAGAGGCGTCAAGAAAAGATTGCGGCTTTCCAGGCCattgaagccaaaaaaactGTGAAGTAA
- the LOC131886589 gene encoding probable leucine--tRNA ligase, mitochondrial isoform X2, with protein MLRSGAGRTLCGRGFSGPPTQSRSTIRPSRFGVRRLWDGTASQAGRTVYVLPMFPYPSGALHMGHVRVYSISDVMAHYHRFQGAQVLHPMGWDAFGLPAENAARQHHVQPQDWTRQNIASMKEQLIHLGLTFDWDREVATCDPSYYRWTQWIFLQLLAQNLVYQAEALVNWDPVDRTVLADEQVDENGRSWRSGAVVEKKPLKQWFVRSTQYAQSLLDGLDESVLTGWRDVVSMQRSWIGPCDGFKFKFGLNAELESQDLWVWTSRPELLWGSAFVGITPEHILAQTHDQSELPEFQINEGRVQRLPLQAVNPMDPKHILPILLFHDTDDFPSESDHFLGIPEICAMSRSVAEALTIPFTSVLSTDQTTLMNSSQFSGQSLAAAKASILDQARAHNAGGYAVSSRLKDWLISRQRYWGTPIPIIHCEGCGAVPVPFEDLPVVLPELDSLKHETGEFGESPLAQAREWLEDVVCPKCGSNHARRETDTMDTFVDSAWYFLRYLDPKNGSEICGQGPAQALPVDVYIGGKEHATLHLYFARFITHFLHHLGISPVKEPFKKLIVQGMVKSKTYKTKSDGRFVPESEVDLSQEPLVEKSSGEEVISYWDKMSKSKFNGVDPKHVIDKYGCDTTRLMMLAEASPTAERLWSEDSYTSINQLQTRFLKLLRLAQSVHVEEVKGSVRSKEFKAHEERLINSRNFHVSGTNFAYATTSNLRFVVHKIQSLLKDLWITPDVVKRDCVEFQRGLATAIILMTPMSPHFCAELWEGLRQVKVKQCPNYRWDKTVFHQDWPQMDRDWKLSLGVEFKDKNIDQIPLSIDTLNDLTHKSALKLVEERPQYQAIFGTNPVLSEFHVEKDHRAVLNVKFDMAKMSPQQRKQLREQEKEEKRRKRERRQEKIAAFQAIEAKKTVK; from the exons ATGTTGCGCTCAGGTGCCGGGAGGACATTATGCGGGCGTGGGTTTTCCGGGCCGCCCACCCAAAGTCGAAGCACGATCCGCCCCTCCCGCTTCGGCGTCAGGCGCTTGTGGGACGG CACGGCGAGCCAAGCGGGTCGAACAGTGTACGTACTGCCCATGTTTCCGTATCCCTCGGGCGCTCTGCACATGGGCCACGTGCGGGTTTACTCTATTTCCGACGTCATGGCCCATTATCACCGCTTTCAAGGCGCCCAAGTCCTCCATCCCATGGGCTGGGACGCCTTCGGGTTGCCTGCTGAAAACGCCGCTCGTCAGCATCACGTACAACCGCAA GACTGGACCCGTCAAAACATTGCCAGTATGAAAGAGCAGCTCATACACTTGGGCTTAACCTTTGATTGGGATCGCGAAGTGGCCACGTGCGATCCTAGCTATTATCGATGGACCCAGTGGATCTTCTTGCAACTCTTGGCCCAAAACCTGGTTTATCAAGCCGAGGCTCTTGTCAATTGGGATCCTGTGGATCGGACCGTTCTCGCCGACGAGCAG GTGGATGAAAATGGACGGTCTTGGCGCTCGGGAGCCGTTGTCGAAAAGAAGCCCCTGAAACAATGGTTTGTTCGATCCACGCAGTACGCTCAATCCCTTTTGGACGGATTGGACGAGTCCGTATTGACGGGTTGGCGAGACGTGGTCTCCATGCAACGGTCTTGGATCGGGCCATGTGAtgggttcaagttcaaattcgGCTTAAATGCCGAACTTGAATCTCAGGACCTTTGGGTATGGACGAGTCGACCTGAACTCTTATGGGGCTCGGCATTTGTGGGGATCACGCCCGAGCACATTCTGGCCCAAACCCATGATCAATCCGAACTCCCAG AGTTTCAAATTAATGAAGGACGAGTCCAAAGGCTTCCACTTCAAGCCGTCAATCCAATGgatcccaaacacatcttgccGATTCTTTTATTTCATGACACGGATGACTTCCCCTCCGAAAGTGACCACTTCTTGGGCATTCCCGAGATCTGCGCCATGTCTCGCTCTGTTGCTGAAGCCTTGACGATTCCTTTCACTTCGGTGTTGAGCACTGATCAAACTACCTTGATGAACTCCAGTCAGTTCTCGGGCCAATCCTTGGCCGCCGCCAAAGCCTCCATTCTAGATCAAGCTCGTGCACATAATGCAGGAGGATATGCGGTCAGCTCACGTCTCAAAGACTGGCTGATATCCCGACAGCGATATTGGGGTACCCCCATACCCATCATTCATTGCGAGGGGTGTGGCGCCGTCCCGGTTCCTTTCGAGGACCTACCCGTGGTCTTGCCCGAATTGGACTCCCTGAAACATGAAACCGGAGAGTTCGGCGAATCTCCACTAGCTCAAGCTCGCGAGTGGCTCGAGGACGTGGTGTGTCCCAAGTGTGGCTCCAATCATGCTCGCCGGGAGACCGATACCATGGATACTTTTGTGGACTCGGCTTGGTACTTCTTGCGATATCTGGACCCCAA GAATGGAAGCGAAATTTGTGGGCAGGGGCCAGCGCAAGCCCTCCCGGTGGACGTGTACATTGGCGGGAAAGAACATGCCACTCTGCATCTTTACTTTGCGCGCTTCATTACCCACTTTCTCCATCATTTGGGAATATCGCCCGTCAAGGAGCCGTTCAAGAAGCTCATCGTCCAAGGCATGGTCAAAAGCAAAACTTACAA GACCAAGAGCGATGGGCGTTTTGTGCCAGAGAGCGAAGTGGACTTGAGCCAAGAGCCTTTAGTTGAGAAGTCAAGTGGAGAGGAAGTCATCTCGTATTGGGACAAGATGAGCAAGTCCAAGTTTAATGGGGTTGATCCGAAGCACGTTATCGACAAATATGGTTGTGATACTACGAGACTCATGATGCTAGCCGAGGCATCCCCCACTGCCGAGAGGCTTTGGTCCGAGGACTCTTACACGTCCATAAATCAGCTTCAG ACCCGGTTTCTCAAGTTGTTGCGTTTAGCTCAAAGCGTTCATGTAGAGGAGGTGAAAGGTTCCGTGAGGTCGAAAGAATTCAAGGCCCACGAAGAACGCCTGATCAATTCGAGGAATTTCCACGTTTCG gGCACCAATTTTGCTTATGCCACAACTTCAAACCTTCGGTTTGTTGTGCACAAGATCCAGTCACTCCTCAAGGACCTGTGGATCACTCCGGACGTGGTCAAGCGGGATTGCGTTGAATTTCAGCGCGGGTTGGCCACAGCCATCATCTTGATGACGCCCATGAGCCCCCATTTTTGCGCCGAGTTGTGGGAAGGGCTCCGGCAAGTCAAGGTCAAGCAATGTCCGAACTATCGTTGGGACAAGACAGTGTTCCATCAAGACTGGCCTCAAATGGATCGAGATTGGAAGCTTTCACTCGGGGTGGAATTCAAGGACAAAAACATTGACCAAATTCCTCTAAGCATTGACAC GTTGAATGATCTCACACATAAAAGTGCCCTAAAGTTAGTTGAAGAGCGCCCTCAGTATCAAGCCATCTTTGGAACGAATCCGGTTTTAAGTGAGTTCCACGTGGAGAAGGATCATCGGGCAGTTCTCAATGTAAAATTTGACATGGCAAAAATGTCGCCGCAGCAAAGGAAGCAACTAcgagagcaagaaaaagaagaaaagcgTCGAAAACGAGAGAGGCGTCAAGAAAAGATTGCGGCTTTCCAGGCCattgaagccaaaaaaactGTGAAGTAA